In a genomic window of Sediminispirochaeta bajacaliforniensis DSM 16054:
- a CDS encoding SpoIIE family protein phosphatase: MKHIGIMQIPELLPSQALGKIASSFYYVHYETLVEELLEFIREQGEDIPAFGVVNDKMEPIGLIDQNQLTSLLSRPFGRDVLKNRSVKKITMQRPSFKLREHILVVSEYLAEALSSKEESVFIIIDEAGHFCGTFSTLDLLTFLSDLSRQDIDLAHNVQKRIVQERQAVLTTHLEVVASSTTAKGVGGDFYAVKKIGGSTWFITICDVSGKGVAASIVTAMLHGSVETFDFSRHNLVDFVTHVNRSVFSTFEGDKFLTGIFLVFDEKSGRITILDMGHSYFGLLRGEKLLKVITSNENLPIGITPQIEPKPSTFTLLRKDILILVTDGLTEQQNLDGQEYSMTRLFSVIKTYREEGPESIRDHIRKDFNRFRGDAPYHDDVTFLIFRYPDAKEVEMDLSPEQTMQWEIA; encoded by the coding sequence ATGAAACACATTGGCATTATGCAGATACCGGAACTCCTACCGAGCCAGGCTCTCGGTAAGATTGCATCGAGCTTTTACTACGTACATTACGAAACATTGGTAGAGGAACTGCTGGAGTTCATCAGAGAACAGGGTGAAGATATTCCCGCTTTCGGGGTCGTAAACGACAAGATGGAACCAATAGGCCTGATCGACCAGAATCAGTTGACAAGCCTCTTGAGCCGCCCCTTCGGCCGCGACGTCTTAAAAAATCGATCGGTAAAAAAGATTACCATGCAGCGCCCCTCCTTCAAGCTTCGGGAACATATCCTGGTCGTCTCCGAATATCTCGCGGAGGCCCTTTCAAGCAAAGAGGAATCGGTCTTCATCATCATCGATGAAGCCGGCCACTTTTGCGGTACCTTCTCGACCCTCGATCTTCTGACCTTTCTTTCCGACCTGTCGAGACAGGATATCGATCTTGCACACAATGTACAAAAGCGCATCGTTCAGGAACGGCAAGCCGTTCTCACCACCCATCTCGAAGTGGTTGCAAGCTCAACCACGGCAAAGGGAGTCGGAGGCGATTTCTACGCGGTAAAGAAGATCGGCGGCAGCACATGGTTCATCACGATTTGTGATGTTTCGGGCAAAGGGGTCGCGGCCTCTATTGTCACGGCTATGCTGCACGGAAGTGTCGAAACCTTTGATTTCTCCCGACACAACCTGGTCGATTTCGTCACCCATGTAAACCGATCGGTCTTTTCAACCTTTGAAGGAGACAAATTCCTCACGGGAATCTTTCTGGTTTTCGATGAAAAGAGCGGCAGGATCACCATCCTCGACATGGGGCACTCCTATTTCGGGCTTCTACGGGGAGAAAAATTGCTGAAGGTGATCACCTCGAACGAGAATCTCCCCATAGGCATTACCCCGCAGATCGAACCGAAACCGAGTACCTTTACCCTCCTTCGAAAGGATATCCTCATCCTCGTCACCGATGGCCTGACCGAACAGCAGAACCTTGATGGCCAGGAATACTCCATGACACGCCTCTTTTCCGTGATAAAAACGTATCGGGAGGAGGGACCGGAATCCATCAGAGACCATATCCGAAAGGACTTCAATCGCTTTCGGGGGGACGCTCCCTACCACGACGATGTAACATTCCTCATTTTTCGCTATCCCGACGCAAAAGAAGTGGAAATGGACCTATCTCCCGAACAAACCATGCAATGGGAGATAGCATAG
- a CDS encoding (2Fe-2S) ferredoxin domain-containing protein has protein sequence MTIEICMGSSCYVRGNRDLLAALEQFLETEGLSDRVALKGCLCTDCCGQGPNVIIDGEIYHEAAPGSIIDLLRSRFGAKTEG, from the coding sequence ATGACCATAGAGATCTGTATGGGAAGCTCCTGTTATGTACGGGGAAATCGGGACCTGCTGGCGGCGTTGGAACAATTTCTCGAAACAGAAGGGCTTTCTGATCGGGTCGCTCTTAAAGGGTGTCTGTGCACCGATTGCTGTGGGCAGGGGCCCAACGTTATTATAGATGGTGAGATCTATCACGAGGCTGCCCCAGGGAGTATTATCGATCTGCTTCGAAGTCGGTTTGGGGCGAAAACGGAAGGATAA
- a CDS encoding [Fe-Fe] hydrogenase large subunit C-terminal domain-containing protein encodes MKPAIYTEQAACQDCYKCVRECPVKAIEVKDGHAVVVQDLCLYCGHCVTVCPVGAKRMREDLPRAKLLLARRESCHISIAPSWVSEFACSPGQMAAALLALGFRSAGETSIGAEVVSSAIRRSFSSSLSLSTACPAVTELVEKYYPRLASHLSPWKSPMLAHALMLKQRYGDKAGIVFAGPCIAKKQEGDKHEECVDVVLTFDELRRWFDDAGIDLRSIEPASFDGMASRGGSLYPVDGGMIASIKEKAQIIDATMISLSGTESIMRSLDDLGEQASGRPLFLEFLACKGGCINGPATDKKRSLVSKRLRVIETAARRSEEGEAASSLAPVGDEKLSKRWQADRGVDRRHFSSEEIESALIRLGKERKEDRLNCGGCGYHTCADFAAAWIEGKAEKAMCVASMRRIAQKKMNAIIKAIPLGVVIVDDEMNVVECNRKFLEFFSDFPPEEIDEVIIDNMVGRPAARFLPETEGIRRIQGGERELVEKRLEYRGRIMKVLIFIIERDRFTGVLFEDVTSLTKRRDTVIKNAEAVIAKNLATVQQIAGLLGESAAETEIILSSLIDVFKSSGGGGEGR; translated from the coding sequence ATGAAACCAGCGATTTATACCGAACAGGCGGCCTGTCAGGACTGCTATAAATGTGTGAGAGAGTGTCCTGTAAAGGCTATTGAGGTGAAAGACGGCCATGCCGTGGTTGTACAGGATTTATGTCTCTACTGCGGTCACTGTGTAACGGTCTGTCCCGTCGGGGCGAAACGGATGCGGGAGGACCTGCCGAGGGCAAAACTCCTCCTTGCCCGTAGGGAATCCTGCCACATCTCCATCGCTCCAAGCTGGGTTTCCGAATTTGCCTGTTCTCCCGGTCAAATGGCGGCTGCCCTCCTTGCCCTCGGCTTTCGCTCTGCCGGTGAGACCAGTATTGGAGCGGAGGTGGTTTCTTCGGCCATTCGTCGTTCGTTTTCCAGTTCCCTTTCTCTCTCTACCGCTTGCCCCGCCGTGACCGAACTGGTGGAAAAGTACTATCCCCGGTTGGCTTCCCATCTTTCTCCCTGGAAAAGCCCGATGCTTGCCCATGCATTGATGCTGAAACAGCGTTACGGCGATAAGGCCGGCATCGTCTTTGCCGGTCCCTGTATTGCAAAGAAGCAGGAGGGGGATAAGCATGAAGAATGTGTCGATGTGGTGCTTACCTTCGACGAGCTTCGACGATGGTTTGACGATGCAGGAATCGATCTTCGAAGTATTGAACCCGCCTCCTTCGATGGAATGGCCTCCCGGGGCGGATCCCTCTACCCCGTGGATGGCGGTATGATCGCTTCCATAAAAGAGAAGGCACAGATTATCGATGCCACGATGATCTCTCTTTCCGGTACGGAGTCGATCATGCGAAGCCTTGATGATCTTGGGGAACAGGCCTCCGGAAGACCCCTTTTCCTTGAGTTCCTTGCATGCAAGGGGGGCTGCATCAACGGTCCGGCAACCGATAAAAAGCGGAGCCTTGTTTCAAAACGGCTTCGGGTCATAGAGACTGCCGCCCGAAGAAGCGAGGAGGGGGAGGCTGCATCAAGCTTGGCGCCTGTCGGAGATGAGAAGCTTTCCAAGCGGTGGCAAGCCGATCGGGGAGTTGATCGTCGGCACTTTTCTTCCGAGGAGATTGAATCGGCCCTTATTCGTTTGGGAAAAGAACGTAAGGAGGATCGCCTCAACTGTGGGGGCTGCGGTTATCACACCTGTGCCGATTTTGCCGCGGCATGGATAGAAGGAAAGGCAGAAAAGGCGATGTGTGTCGCTTCGATGCGCCGGATTGCCCAAAAAAAGATGAACGCCATCATAAAGGCGATCCCTCTGGGGGTCGTCATCGTCGATGACGAGATGAATGTGGTCGAGTGTAATCGAAAATTCCTCGAATTCTTTTCCGACTTTCCTCCCGAAGAGATCGATGAGGTCATTATCGACAACATGGTCGGCAGGCCCGCTGCTCGTTTTCTTCCCGAGACAGAGGGAATCAGGCGAATTCAAGGGGGAGAGCGGGAACTGGTGGAAAAACGGCTTGAGTATCGGGGACGGATCATGAAGGTCCTGATATTCATCATCGAACGGGACCGTTTTACCGGGGTCCTTTTTGAAGATGTGACGAGCCTCACCAAACGGAGGGACACGGTGATCAAAAACGCCGAGGCCGTCATCGCGAAGAACCTTGCAACGGTCCAGCAGATCGCAGGTCTCCTCGGTGAAAGCGCCGCCGAGACCGAGATCATCCTTTCCAGCCTTATCGATGTCTTTAAGAGTTCCGGAGGTGGCGGTGAGGGCAGGTAA
- a CDS encoding SpoIIE family protein phosphatase has product MRAGNSFIEVDYGQHFKAGERIGGDVFLLSRQKEDGRIVCTLSDGLGSGVKANVLANLTATMAQRFVTQRLDVRTSATIIMNTLPVCAVRKISYSTFSIADITADGRARIIEYDNPPFLYLRGGRLLDPHKQTISLKREGAMKEEQLVLSELNLEVGDRLLFMSDGVTQSGMGSPSFPLGWRRGALIEAVEEIVASQPDIGARELSHAICNRARRNDGFTARDDITCAVVYFRKPRQLLIVTGPPVDPDKDSWMASFFDKFDGKRIISGGSTASLVARELGRQVTVRLHSGCDDVPPASTMEGADLVTEGLITLSKVSLALEKRVDPSSLSPGPVRSYLELLLDSDSVHFLVGTKINEAHQDPNIPVEMELRRTIVRKMEKILEELYLKETEIHFL; this is encoded by the coding sequence GTGAGGGCAGGTAATTCCTTTATCGAGGTCGACTACGGACAACATTTCAAGGCGGGTGAGCGAATAGGAGGCGATGTCTTCCTCCTTTCCCGTCAAAAAGAGGACGGAAGGATTGTCTGTACCCTTTCAGACGGTCTCGGCAGCGGGGTGAAAGCCAACGTGCTGGCGAACCTGACGGCCACCATGGCGCAGCGATTCGTTACCCAGAGGCTGGATGTGAGAACCAGCGCAACCATTATCATGAACACCTTGCCGGTCTGTGCGGTGCGAAAGATCAGCTACTCCACCTTTTCCATCGCCGATATTACTGCAGACGGAAGGGCGAGGATCATTGAATACGATAATCCCCCCTTTCTCTATCTGAGGGGGGGGCGCTTGCTCGATCCTCACAAACAGACCATTTCCCTGAAGCGGGAAGGGGCCATGAAAGAGGAACAGCTTGTGCTTTCTGAATTGAACCTTGAGGTGGGAGACCGTCTTCTTTTCATGAGCGACGGGGTCACCCAGTCGGGCATGGGAAGCCCTTCCTTTCCTCTGGGCTGGAGGAGAGGGGCTTTGATTGAGGCAGTTGAGGAAATAGTGGCCTCACAACCCGATATCGGCGCACGGGAGCTCTCTCATGCCATTTGTAATCGGGCGAGGCGGAACGACGGTTTTACCGCCAGGGACGATATTACCTGCGCCGTCGTCTATTTTCGTAAACCCAGGCAGCTTCTGATCGTTACCGGCCCTCCTGTGGATCCTGACAAGGATTCCTGGATGGCCTCCTTTTTCGACAAATTCGATGGGAAACGAATCATAAGCGGAGGAAGTACCGCTTCCCTGGTTGCACGGGAGCTGGGGCGCCAGGTAACGGTGAGACTTCACAGCGGCTGTGACGATGTACCCCCCGCCTCCACCATGGAAGGGGCCGATTTGGTGACCGAAGGGCTTATCACCTTGAGCAAGGTCTCCCTTGCCCTTGAAAAGCGGGTCGATCCCTCTTCTCTCTCCCCCGGGCCGGTGCGATCTTATCTGGAATTGCTTCTCGACAGCGATTCCGTTCACTTTCTGGTCGGGACGAAAATCAACGAGGCTCATCAGGATCCCAATATCCCGGTTGAGATGGAGCTACGTAGAACCATTGTCAGAAAAATGGAGAAAATCCTTGAAGAGCTCTATCTGAAAGAGACGGAAATCCACTTTTTGTAA
- a CDS encoding lysophospholipid acyltransferase family protein — translation MVRTILFFTAFWVMMLLSMLFLLPIPFLYLFATVKRRVYVLAITRAWARILVYSCGIDIEVQGLEHLPEADNLCFVSNHQSYLDIPVIMASVPKIIGFVAKKELRYVPFLSSWMKQIGCIFLDRKNPKQALRLFDLGAEDIRSGHAKLIFPEGTRNKASGMGPVRAGAMKLPFRAEALIVPITIDGTRRLLEAEGKVRSGKVHLTIHPPIPSKGLAREEQKRLTEEIVGQIASALPR, via the coding sequence ATGGTACGAACTATCCTATTTTTCACCGCTTTTTGGGTCATGATGCTCCTGTCCATGCTTTTTCTCCTGCCCATTCCCTTTCTTTATCTCTTTGCCACTGTAAAGCGCCGGGTTTACGTCCTTGCTATTACCAGAGCCTGGGCACGCATCCTGGTGTACAGCTGCGGAATCGACATAGAGGTACAAGGCCTGGAACATCTTCCGGAAGCGGACAATCTCTGCTTCGTCTCGAACCATCAAAGCTACCTGGACATACCGGTCATCATGGCGTCCGTGCCGAAAATCATCGGTTTTGTGGCAAAGAAAGAACTTCGCTATGTTCCATTTCTCAGTAGCTGGATGAAGCAGATCGGCTGCATCTTTCTCGACAGGAAAAATCCGAAACAGGCACTGAGGCTTTTTGATCTCGGTGCCGAGGATATCCGAAGCGGCCATGCCAAACTGATCTTTCCCGAAGGAACGAGGAACAAAGCATCGGGGATGGGCCCGGTGCGGGCCGGGGCCATGAAGCTTCCCTTCAGGGCAGAGGCACTTATTGTCCCCATAACCATCGACGGAACCAGAAGGCTTCTGGAAGCCGAGGGAAAGGTCAGATCGGGGAAGGTGCATCTTACCATCCATCCTCCGATACCAAGCAAAGGGCTCGCAAGAGAGGAACAGAAGCGATTAACCGAAGAAATCGTCGGGCAGATAGCCTCGGCTCTTCCCCGGTAG
- a CDS encoding tail fiber assembly protein, translated as MIYAIIDDDNVVQSIISSVTKPDGSIAYPDSAEIHQGCDARFFDSTGCRISVEQAVDKGLITSVGENQTTVWEDGKYIIKSDYTGVPYWDKATGKSVRLSLGEEPDESMTDIKPPDPMAVWSETGWIVPDEVLAERVRLERDRLLSESDYIMMADYPLSDKTAWKTYRQALRDLPLQPGFPQEVSWPGKPAEITEKSDSIS; from the coding sequence ATGATCTATGCAATCATTGATGATGACAATGTAGTTCAATCAATAATTTCGAGTGTGACAAAACCGGATGGTTCCATAGCATACCCCGACAGTGCAGAAATCCACCAGGGGTGTGATGCACGGTTTTTTGACAGTACAGGCTGCCGTATTTCTGTGGAGCAGGCCGTGGACAAGGGGCTGATCACCTCTGTAGGTGAGAATCAAACAACAGTTTGGGAAGACGGAAAGTACATAATCAAATCTGACTATACCGGTGTTCCCTACTGGGACAAAGCAACTGGAAAATCTGTACGCCTGTCTCTTGGTGAGGAACCCGATGAAAGTATGACCGATATAAAGCCGCCGGACCCTATGGCTGTGTGGAGTGAAACGGGCTGGATAGTCCCCGATGAGGTACTCGCAGAACGGGTTCGCTTAGAACGAGACAGGCTACTTTCAGAGAGTGACTACATCATGATGGCCGACTATCCCCTATCCGATAAAACGGCCTGGAAAACCTACCGACAGGCACTCAGGGATCTTCCATTGCAGCCAGGCTTCCCGCAGGAAGTCTCCTGGCCAGGGAAACCTGCTGAAATAACAGAGAAATCTGATTCTATTTCTTGA
- a CDS encoding putative phage tail protein, with the protein MALVIPSSEEYTIAVQKLLPPGDFWDQQLADKTSDIYKWSDAKGAELNRFRAREAALLKEAYINTTTELIDNWERIFNIENANLELSERRKLLKSTKIENINRQVFIDICAQYDANFIKYTFPVKPAFYGYTRFDKRIAGPAWFSTIYLYISNAEESIRATLESYLLSILQSNYIVSFFYS; encoded by the coding sequence TTGGCTTTAGTAATACCCTCGTCAGAAGAATACACAATAGCAGTCCAAAAACTTTTACCTCCTGGAGATTTCTGGGATCAGCAACTTGCTGATAAAACGAGTGACATCTATAAATGGAGTGATGCAAAAGGGGCAGAGCTCAACCGCTTTAGAGCCCGTGAGGCGGCTTTGTTGAAAGAGGCATATATAAATACCACCACCGAATTGATTGATAACTGGGAACGGATTTTTAATATCGAAAATGCTAACTTGGAATTGTCGGAAAGAAGAAAGCTGCTCAAATCAACAAAGATAGAAAACATCAACAGACAGGTTTTTATAGATATATGTGCTCAATATGATGCCAATTTCATTAAATATACGTTTCCAGTAAAGCCAGCATTTTATGGATACACCAGGTTTGACAAACGCATAGCAGGACCAGCATGGTTTTCAACCATCTACCTTTATATATCAAATGCGGAGGAATCAATAAGAGCTACTCTTGAGTCCTATTTACTCAGCATTTTACAATCGAATTACATCGTAAGTTTCTTTTATTCCTAG
- a CDS encoding baseplate J/gp47 family protein, whose protein sequence is MDFERPSISNLQDRIENDYKSRFTPLSKTVRYDLLTMIGKVDAGIYHQLYGNLVYLARQIFPDTASSDNLRAHWSDRVPILTAQRASGMVQFSGSVGRSIPAGILLEAPNGQEYYLPEASEIGDEGVINATVKASTNGSDGNQDQGTELTIISNVPKGIEDTTIVLEDSITGGVDAESDDEYLIRVLNYIRNSSRYGKPGDFAAWAIDASIEVEQAWEFKNYGPFGALLIQVAGGNHETGLSQVVDLDIVSDYIYQNAPPVLYTVKTPDIIYVNPSIELISTEDTESNRNTTEIRIKSWMALNIKPGSSITSYQLRDAIVDGTIITDASVTLETGSSTILQLLDLGDINWL, encoded by the coding sequence ATGGATTTTGAAAGACCGAGCATCTCTAACCTGCAGGACCGTATAGAAAATGACTACAAATCTCGTTTCACACCCTTATCAAAAACGGTACGCTACGACTTGTTGACGATGATAGGAAAGGTAGATGCCGGAATCTATCACCAATTATATGGTAATCTCGTATATCTGGCTCGCCAGATATTTCCCGACACAGCAAGTAGTGATAACCTCAGAGCTCATTGGAGTGACCGTGTTCCTATTTTGACTGCGCAAAGAGCGTCAGGAATGGTACAGTTTTCTGGTTCCGTTGGGAGATCCATTCCTGCTGGTATCCTGCTCGAGGCGCCAAATGGCCAAGAATACTATTTGCCTGAAGCCTCTGAAATTGGTGATGAAGGAGTTATCAATGCTACGGTTAAGGCATCAACGAATGGGTCTGATGGCAACCAGGATCAGGGAACGGAGCTTACTATCATATCCAATGTGCCTAAAGGCATAGAGGATACCACCATTGTTCTTGAAGACAGTATTACTGGTGGAGTAGATGCAGAATCTGATGACGAATACCTGATCCGAGTACTAAATTATATCAGAAATTCATCTCGATATGGCAAGCCCGGAGACTTTGCAGCTTGGGCGATAGATGCATCAATCGAAGTAGAACAAGCGTGGGAATTCAAAAATTATGGCCCGTTTGGGGCGTTACTTATTCAAGTCGCTGGTGGTAACCATGAAACAGGATTGTCCCAGGTTGTTGATTTGGATATTGTCAGTGACTACATATATCAAAATGCTCCCCCTGTTTTATATACCGTTAAAACGCCTGATATTATCTATGTAAATCCATCAATTGAATTAATAAGTACCGAAGATACTGAAAGTAATCGGAATACCACTGAAATACGCATAAAATCCTGGATGGCGTTAAACATCAAGCCGGGAAGTTCCATAACATCCTATCAACTACGTGATGCTATCGTCGATGGAACCATAATAACTGATGCTTCTGTTACTCTCGAAACTGGCAGCTCTACGATCCTTCAGTTACTTGATTTAGGAGACATCAATTGGCTTTAG
- a CDS encoding phage GP46 family protein, with translation MATVAIENYMSISVLVQMTLGTDRGRWWADPEFGSDLWLLRQTGKTTADLLTDVKQEIIRALSWLKDDGIAEDVECETELTGKNRINYNVKITKPSGASEIIEGVWYGF, from the coding sequence ATGGCGACGGTAGCAATTGAAAATTATATGTCTATTTCGGTATTGGTACAAATGACACTTGGTACAGATCGCGGGAGATGGTGGGCAGACCCTGAATTTGGTAGTGATCTGTGGCTACTTCGGCAGACCGGAAAAACGACTGCAGACCTTCTTACCGACGTCAAACAGGAAATAATCAGGGCTTTATCATGGCTGAAGGATGATGGAATAGCTGAAGATGTTGAATGTGAAACAGAGTTAACAGGAAAAAATCGAATAAATTACAACGTTAAGATTACAAAGCCCTCTGGGGCTTCTGAAATAATAGAAGGGGTGTGGTATGGATTTTGA
- a CDS encoding phage tail tape measure protein: protein MSNTIRAGVDLSLRGGFSSGIKKAGAEAQAFGSKVSGAMGKVDGLLSGTMTKIGTLGVSLSAGVAVNKVIDIQDQMTRLGIQSNISADKIDQLKQKLWDIAQDKNVKINLDSMTGAVGQIIERTGDMSFAEENLRSMGLAMQATGASGEAIGGLFAEFQKMGLGADDAFKSLDLLTAQGKMGAFTLSNLAALGPRVITAYTATGRSGAQALREMGAALQVIQRGTGSPEQAATAFEGLLAELGDPTKQKQLKKLGVSVRDLEGDFRPVTDIMKDIVTMTKGNTDVIGTIFGRESKRAFNSLTAEYLDSGVISSLNSFMDVQADGKAIMEDAAKGASTLKSNLNNLQTAFYRFADNKLTAPLEKITEHFNALAEDPERIQKVFTSMAVGIGTIAAVKGLATVSTLLSNFKNLRAGTTKLNLGTAGAGGTGMPVYVTNLGSNGLGVKPQSNLTESVTKTSGLTTQSPGLLSTVKRTAGLSAATAAAIEIPQAVLGVLQIARNKELTKEEKYEEGGKVIGSSAGGIAGAAAGAAAGAALGSVIPILGTAVGGLIGGMIGYQGGNKGGGLLGGLLGKKLAAPGNYASNYVSEEALEAARSRNRRRSSGATRTIPSRVPAAAIQKAELTGEASLKVEFSADVPGTASVETRRNTIPGTTVETGNARTVRANQ from the coding sequence ATGAGTAATACAATACGCGCTGGCGTTGATCTTTCTTTGAGAGGTGGTTTTTCATCGGGAATAAAAAAAGCAGGGGCCGAAGCTCAAGCCTTCGGCTCCAAAGTTTCCGGTGCCATGGGAAAGGTTGATGGGCTTTTGTCCGGAACCATGACGAAGATTGGAACGCTCGGAGTTTCTCTTAGCGCCGGTGTGGCGGTCAATAAAGTTATCGATATCCAGGACCAAATGACCAGGCTTGGCATTCAGTCCAATATTTCGGCAGATAAAATCGATCAGTTGAAACAAAAGCTGTGGGACATAGCCCAGGATAAGAATGTAAAAATCAATCTTGATTCTATGACAGGAGCTGTTGGCCAGATAATTGAACGCACTGGAGATATGTCTTTTGCTGAAGAAAATCTTCGCAGTATGGGCCTTGCCATGCAGGCTACTGGCGCTTCTGGTGAGGCTATTGGGGGGTTGTTTGCTGAGTTTCAGAAAATGGGACTTGGGGCCGATGATGCTTTTAAGTCTCTTGATCTGCTTACCGCTCAGGGGAAAATGGGGGCCTTTACCCTGTCCAACTTGGCGGCCTTAGGACCGAGGGTGATAACCGCTTATACCGCAACCGGAAGAAGTGGCGCCCAGGCACTTAGAGAAATGGGGGCTGCGCTCCAGGTTATACAGAGAGGTACCGGATCTCCAGAGCAAGCTGCAACCGCCTTTGAAGGTTTACTAGCAGAATTGGGAGATCCTACAAAGCAAAAGCAATTGAAGAAATTAGGCGTTAGTGTTCGAGATTTAGAAGGAGATTTCCGCCCCGTTACTGATATTATGAAAGATATTGTGACGATGACAAAAGGAAACACAGATGTCATTGGCACAATCTTTGGTAGAGAATCCAAACGAGCCTTTAACTCTCTAACTGCTGAGTATCTGGACTCCGGTGTGATATCCAGTTTGAATAGTTTTATGGATGTTCAGGCCGACGGAAAGGCTATTATGGAGGATGCAGCCAAAGGAGCTTCTACTCTTAAGTCAAATTTGAACAATCTCCAAACCGCTTTCTATCGCTTCGCCGATAATAAGTTGACCGCACCGCTTGAAAAGATAACGGAACATTTTAATGCGCTTGCAGAAGATCCTGAGCGAATACAGAAAGTTTTTACCTCAATGGCTGTTGGTATAGGAACCATTGCTGCCGTTAAAGGATTAGCCACTGTCAGTACCCTCTTGAGTAATTTCAAGAATCTGAGGGCTGGGACAACAAAACTAAACCTTGGGACAGCAGGAGCCGGTGGAACGGGAATGCCAGTCTATGTAACGAACCTTGGATCGAATGGCTTGGGAGTTAAACCACAATCGAACCTGACGGAAAGTGTGACGAAGACCTCTGGTCTTACCACTCAGTCCCCTGGCCTCTTGTCAACGGTAAAGAGGACAGCAGGTCTGTCTGCCGCCACAGCTGCAGCGATAGAGATACCACAGGCGGTGCTCGGGGTCCTCCAGATTGCTCGTAATAAAGAGTTAACAAAAGAAGAAAAATATGAGGAAGGAGGAAAGGTTATTGGAAGCTCTGCCGGAGGTATTGCCGGAGCAGCTGCAGGAGCGGCAGCTGGCGCAGCCCTTGGCTCGGTTATCCCCATTCTGGGCACTGCTGTAGGAGGCTTGATTGGAGGAATGATTGGATATCAAGGCGGTAATAAGGGGGGGGGACTCCTTGGTGGTCTACTGGGCAAGAAGCTTGCCGCTCCTGGAAATTATGCCTCCAATTACGTATCGGAAGAAGCTCTTGAGGCGGCACGGAGCAGAAATAGAAGACGTAGCAGTGGGGCAACCAGAACCATCCCATCACGAGTTCCTGCCGCTGCTATACAAAAAGCTGAACTGACAGGCGAGGCATCATTGAAGGTAGAGTTTTCTGCTGATGTACCGGGAACAGCATCTGTAGAAACACGACGTAATACCATCCCCGGGACAACGGTAGAGACAGGAAATGCACGTACTGTGAGGGCTAATCAATGA
- a CDS encoding phage tail assembly protein, translating to MIYRLQTPVSRGERSVKELNFTDEPKVRHLLGMDTQRDGTVAQMLQLVSSLTSESVELLRELTPEDYAHVRQMANEIYSRFIIPQNENEPEDDKSDPSKPTVKRGLPSED from the coding sequence ATGATATACAGATTACAGACTCCGGTAAGTCGTGGCGAACGCTCCGTTAAAGAGCTTAATTTTACCGACGAACCTAAGGTTAGGCACCTACTGGGAATGGATACCCAGAGGGATGGCACTGTCGCTCAAATGCTCCAATTGGTCTCCTCTTTAACATCGGAGAGTGTGGAGCTGCTTAGAGAATTAACACCTGAAGATTATGCCCATGTCAGGCAGATGGCCAATGAAATCTATTCAAGGTTCATCATTCCCCAAAATGAAAATGAACCTGAGGATGACAAGAGCGACCCTTCCAAACCGACGGTAAAGAGGGGCTTACCGTCGGAAGATTAG
- a CDS encoding phage tail tube protein gives MRLAKVKRVVSSTLGELPLVAGGHSFRPSSYKRETKDAEVHENFGYLETPQAAELKIKLQAIMDVSEFKDISDDSVTIYLDDGNQHMMPRAWVVDAVELGDGEMSVTYNSGKSEKL, from the coding sequence ATGAGATTAGCAAAGGTTAAACGAGTTGTATCATCAACGCTTGGAGAATTGCCTCTGGTTGCCGGAGGTCATTCATTTCGTCCGTCATCTTATAAGCGGGAAACCAAAGATGCTGAAGTCCATGAGAACTTTGGATATCTCGAAACCCCTCAGGCTGCGGAGCTAAAGATAAAACTGCAGGCGATCATGGATGTTTCCGAGTTCAAAGATATCAGTGATGACTCGGTTACCATCTACCTGGATGACGGAAATCAACACATGATGCCAAGAGCCTGGGTAGTCGACGCCGTTGAACTTGGGGATGGTGAAATGAGTGTTACCTATAACAGCGGAAAAAGCGAAAAGCTTTAG